From Microcoleus sp. FACHB-672, one genomic window encodes:
- a CDS encoding DNA-directed RNA polymerase subunit gamma gives MAKLEQRFDYVKIGLASPERIRQWGERTLPNGQVVGEVTKPETINYRTLKPEMDGLFCERIFGPAKDWECHCGKYKRVRHRGIVCERCGVEVTESRVRRHRMGYIKLAAPVAHVWYLKGIPSYMAILLDMPLRDVEQIVYFNAYVVLSPGNADNLQYKQLLTEDQWMEIEDQLYSEDSQLANIEVGIGAEALQRLLQDIELEKEAEQLREEIANAKGQKRAKLIKRLRVIDNFIATGSQPDWMVLSVIPVIPPDLRPMVQLDGGRFATSDLNDLYRRVINRNNRLARLQEILAPEIIIRNEKRMLQEAVDALIDNGRRGRTVVGANNRPLKSLSDIIEGKQGRFRQNLLGKRVDYSGRSVIVVGPKLKIHQCGLPREMAIELFQPFVIHRLIRQGLVNNIKAAKKLIQRNDPSVWDVLEEVIEGHPVMLNRAPTLHRLGIQAFEPILVEGRAIQLHPLVCPAFNADFDGDQMAVHVPLSLESQAEARLLMLASNNIMSPATGRPIVTPSQDMVLGCYYLTAESHDQQRGAGRYFANLDDAIIAYEQKQIDLHAYIWVRFDGTVETDEPDNSPKVEKSPDGIVTKLYKYRRTREDATGNIVSQYIKTTPGRIILNKTIQEALK, from the coding sequence ATGGCAAAGCTTGAACAAAGATTTGACTACGTCAAAATTGGTTTAGCGTCCCCAGAAAGAATTCGGCAGTGGGGCGAAAGAACCTTACCTAATGGTCAAGTCGTGGGCGAGGTGACGAAGCCAGAAACCATCAATTACAGGACATTAAAGCCTGAAATGGATGGCTTATTTTGCGAGCGAATTTTCGGGCCGGCAAAAGATTGGGAATGCCATTGTGGGAAATACAAACGGGTTCGTCACAGAGGTATTGTATGTGAGAGATGTGGCGTAGAAGTCACCGAATCGAGAGTGCGCCGGCACCGCATGGGCTATATCAAATTAGCCGCGCCGGTCGCCCACGTTTGGTATCTCAAAGGCATCCCCAGCTACATGGCGATCCTTTTGGATATGCCACTACGGGATGTCGAACAAATTGTCTACTTTAACGCCTACGTCGTTCTCTCCCCCGGCAACGCCGACAACCTGCAATACAAACAGCTACTGACAGAAGATCAGTGGATGGAAATTGAGGATCAGCTTTATAGCGAAGATTCTCAACTCGCCAACATCGAAGTCGGCATTGGCGCGGAAGCACTGCAACGCCTGCTGCAAGACATTGAGCTGGAAAAAGAAGCTGAACAGCTGCGCGAAGAAATTGCCAACGCCAAAGGACAAAAACGCGCCAAACTGATCAAGCGCCTGCGCGTGATTGACAATTTCATCGCCACCGGCTCCCAACCCGATTGGATGGTACTGTCCGTCATTCCAGTAATTCCGCCGGATCTGCGCCCGATGGTGCAGCTCGATGGTGGACGTTTTGCCACCTCTGACCTTAACGACCTCTACCGGCGCGTCATCAACCGCAACAACCGACTGGCTCGACTGCAAGAAATCCTTGCCCCAGAAATCATCATCCGTAACGAAAAGCGGATGCTGCAAGAAGCCGTTGACGCCCTCATCGACAATGGACGCCGGGGACGAACAGTCGTAGGAGCCAACAACCGGCCCCTTAAATCCCTTTCTGACATCATTGAAGGTAAACAAGGCCGATTCCGCCAAAACCTGTTAGGTAAGCGAGTTGACTACTCCGGACGTTCCGTTATCGTCGTCGGGCCAAAACTCAAAATCCACCAGTGCGGCTTACCCCGTGAAATGGCCATCGAGCTATTCCAACCCTTCGTGATTCATCGGCTGATTCGTCAGGGACTGGTCAACAACATCAAAGCCGCCAAAAAACTCATCCAGCGTAACGATCCCAGCGTATGGGACGTGCTAGAAGAAGTCATAGAAGGGCACCCAGTCATGCTAAACCGGGCACCCACCTTGCACCGGCTAGGGATTCAAGCCTTTGAACCGATCTTGGTGGAAGGGCGCGCCATCCAGCTGCATCCCCTCGTTTGTCCTGCCTTCAACGCCGACTTTGACGGTGACCAAATGGCCGTTCACGTCCCCTTATCCTTAGAATCTCAGGCAGAAGCGCGGTTACTGATGCTGGCATCCAACAATATCATGTCACCGGCAACCGGACGGCCCATCGTGACGCCCAGCCAAGACATGGTGTTAGGCTGCTACTACCTAACCGCCGAAAGCCACGATCAGCAAAGAGGAGCCGGTCGCTACTTTGCGAACTTAGACGACGCGATCATCGCCTACGAACAAAAACAAATCGACCTCCACGCCTATATTTGGGTGCGCTTTGATGGAACCGTAGAAACAGATGAGCCGGATAACAGCCCCAAAGTCGAAAAATCCCCAGACGGTATCGTAACGAAACTCTATAAATACCGTCGAACTCGGGAAGACGCAACCGGCAACATCGTTAGCCAATACATCAAAACAACCCCAGGACGAATCATCTTAAACAAGACGATTCAAGAAGCGCTCAAATAG
- a CDS encoding DNA-directed RNA polymerase subunit beta', translated as MADQKSMVFRNRVVDKGVLKKLIAWAFTNYGTARTAQVADLLKDLGFRYATKAGVSISVDDLKIPPGKRQLLAKAEDEIRDTEARYTRGEITEVERFQKVIDTWNGTSEELKDEVVRHFKAADPLNSVYMMAFSGARGNISQVRQLVGMRGLMADPQGEIIDLPIKTNFREGLTVTEYIISSYGARKGLVDTALRTADSGYLTRRLVDVSQDVIVREIDCGTNRGIPVRAMTDGDRVLIPLKNRLLGRVLALDAPHPKTGKIIVTRNQPISEELAQEIGDAKVEEVFVRSPLTCEATRSCCQHCYGWSLAHAHLVDMGEAVGIIAAQSIGEPGTQLTMRTFHTGGVFTGEIARQVRAPFEGTIRYIGQLRTRPFRTRHGEEALVVESANAELAVERDGRREVFPITQGSTLLVQDGSHVKADAFIAEVPIAGRTARKTTEKATKDVASDLAGEALFADLVPEEKTDRQGNTTRIAQRGGLIWILAGEVYNLPPGAEPIVKNGDRIQPGSVLAETKLITEHGGVVRLGGEDTSGEHPREVEIITASVLLDRATVREESYQGREHYVIETTNNQQFSLKATPGTKVQNNQVVAELMDGRYHTQTGGIIKYSGVEVAKRGKAKQGYEVVKGGTLLWIPEECHEVNKDISLLLVEDGQYVEAGTEVVKDIFCQNNGVVEVTQKNDILREIVVKPGELHMVDDPEEVLSADATLANPGQEVIKGLTVPELRYIEYVETPEGPALLLRPVTEFHVPDEPAVPSQESRKDQDGSAIELRAVQRLPYKDGERVKSVEGLELLRTQLVLEIGKDAPQLAADIELVPDANDPSVMRLQLVILESLIIRRDMAADALQGSTHTRLLVEDGQRIAPGAVVARTEIQCKEAGLVRGIREGAEAIRRILVVRDADLLTLEVPELSPTVKVGTLLVAGKDEIAPGVGLEESGQVISIIKDQSSPADGDAQSKLQKPASKVVMRIARPYRVSSGAVLHVEDGSLVQRGDLLVLLVFERTKTGDIIQGLPRIEELLEARKPKEACVLSKRPGTAQVEYGDDDSVEVKVIEADGVITEYVMGPGQNVMVSDGQEVKAGEPLSDGPSNPHEILEVFFNINRETMGAYDAALSSFQACQTFLVNEVQSVYQSQGIDISDKHIEVIVRQMTSKVRMDDGGDTTMLPGELVELRQVEQVNEAMSITGGAPAQYTPVLLGITKASLNTDSFISAASFQETTRVLTEAAIEGKSDWLRGLKENVIIGRLIPAGTGFNAYEDLMNSQADMDMGYDSAGVLDEDDDLKDVVLDDRSARTFSSNGIFGDRTEELPERPPRAAAGIGFDLAGADAFSPILEDDVLIDDEEEEEDDEEDDDF; from the coding sequence ATGGCAGATCAAAAGTCAATGGTTTTTCGCAATCGAGTTGTGGACAAAGGTGTCTTAAAAAAACTCATTGCCTGGGCCTTCACCAACTACGGGACAGCGCGGACAGCCCAAGTCGCCGACCTTCTTAAAGATTTGGGATTCCGCTACGCTACAAAAGCCGGCGTCTCCATCTCGGTAGACGACCTCAAAATTCCCCCCGGGAAACGTCAGCTGCTAGCAAAAGCAGAAGACGAAATTCGCGACACAGAAGCCCGCTACACGCGTGGAGAAATCACCGAAGTCGAGCGCTTCCAAAAAGTTATCGACACCTGGAACGGCACCAGCGAAGAACTCAAAGACGAAGTCGTACGTCACTTCAAAGCCGCCGATCCCCTGAACAGCGTCTACATGATGGCCTTTAGTGGAGCGCGGGGGAATATTTCCCAAGTCCGGCAGCTGGTGGGAATGCGGGGATTGATGGCAGATCCTCAAGGGGAAATTATCGACTTGCCCATCAAAACCAACTTCCGCGAAGGCTTAACTGTAACCGAATATATTATTTCCTCTTACGGGGCACGTAAGGGCTTAGTTGATACCGCACTGAGAACAGCCGACTCGGGCTATCTCACCCGCCGGCTCGTAGACGTATCCCAAGACGTGATCGTGCGGGAAATTGACTGCGGCACTAACCGAGGAATTCCAGTACGGGCAATGACCGATGGGGATCGGGTGTTGATCCCGCTGAAAAACCGCTTGCTGGGTCGGGTTTTAGCATTAGATGCGCCCCACCCCAAAACCGGCAAAATTATTGTCACCCGTAACCAACCGATATCGGAAGAACTCGCCCAAGAAATTGGCGATGCCAAAGTAGAAGAAGTGTTCGTACGCTCTCCCCTCACCTGCGAAGCCACCCGCAGTTGCTGCCAGCATTGCTACGGCTGGAGCCTTGCCCATGCTCACTTAGTAGACATGGGTGAAGCCGTGGGGATCATCGCCGCCCAGTCCATCGGCGAACCGGGGACTCAGCTAACGATGCGAACCTTCCACACTGGGGGCGTCTTCACCGGCGAAATCGCCCGTCAAGTTCGCGCACCCTTTGAAGGCACGATTCGCTATATTGGCCAACTACGAACCCGGCCCTTCCGTACCCGCCACGGGGAAGAAGCCCTGGTTGTAGAAAGTGCAAACGCCGAATTAGCCGTAGAGCGAGATGGACGGCGAGAAGTTTTTCCCATCACCCAAGGTTCCACCCTGTTGGTGCAAGATGGCAGTCACGTAAAAGCCGACGCATTTATCGCCGAAGTGCCGATTGCCGGTCGTACCGCCCGCAAAACCACGGAAAAAGCAACCAAAGACGTGGCCTCCGACTTGGCCGGCGAAGCGCTGTTTGCCGACTTGGTGCCTGAAGAAAAAACAGACCGGCAGGGCAACACCACCCGCATCGCCCAGCGCGGCGGCTTAATCTGGATTCTGGCCGGCGAAGTTTACAACTTGCCACCAGGGGCCGAACCCATCGTCAAAAACGGCGACCGGATTCAGCCTGGAAGCGTTTTGGCCGAAACCAAACTGATTACTGAACATGGCGGCGTTGTGCGCTTGGGTGGGGAAGACACTTCTGGCGAACACCCTCGCGAAGTGGAAATTATCACCGCTTCTGTCCTGCTTGACCGGGCCACTGTTCGCGAGGAAAGCTACCAGGGCCGGGAACACTATGTGATTGAAACCACCAACAACCAGCAGTTTTCCCTGAAAGCCACCCCAGGCACAAAGGTGCAAAATAATCAAGTGGTCGCTGAGTTGATGGACGGTCGCTATCACACCCAAACCGGCGGGATCATCAAATATTCCGGTGTGGAAGTGGCCAAGCGGGGTAAAGCCAAGCAAGGTTACGAAGTCGTTAAAGGCGGCACCCTGTTGTGGATTCCCGAAGAATGTCATGAAGTTAACAAAGACATTTCTTTGCTGCTGGTTGAAGATGGCCAGTATGTAGAAGCCGGCACAGAAGTCGTCAAAGACATCTTCTGCCAAAACAACGGGGTCGTGGAAGTTACCCAGAAAAACGACATCCTGCGGGAAATTGTCGTCAAGCCCGGTGAACTCCACATGGTAGATGATCCGGAAGAAGTGCTCAGTGCCGATGCCACGTTGGCGAATCCAGGCCAAGAAGTTATAAAAGGTCTGACGGTGCCGGAGTTACGCTACATCGAGTATGTGGAAACCCCTGAAGGCCCCGCCCTCCTGCTACGTCCGGTAACTGAGTTTCACGTGCCCGACGAGCCGGCTGTTCCTTCCCAAGAATCGCGCAAAGACCAAGACGGTTCCGCAATTGAGTTGCGTGCCGTGCAACGCCTGCCCTATAAAGATGGGGAGCGGGTTAAATCCGTTGAAGGTTTGGAGTTGCTGCGAACCCAGCTTGTTCTGGAAATTGGCAAAGACGCCCCTCAATTGGCAGCCGATATTGAGCTGGTGCCAGATGCGAATGACCCGTCTGTGATGCGGCTGCAATTGGTGATTTTAGAATCGCTGATCATTCGCCGGGATATGGCGGCAGACGCCCTGCAAGGCAGCACCCACACTCGCCTATTGGTGGAAGATGGCCAACGTATTGCCCCCGGCGCCGTCGTAGCCCGAACTGAAATTCAGTGTAAAGAAGCTGGTTTGGTTCGCGGGATTCGCGAGGGTGCGGAAGCAATTCGCCGGATTCTGGTGGTGCGCGATGCTGATTTGCTCACCCTAGAAGTCCCAGAACTCTCACCAACTGTTAAAGTCGGCACTTTACTGGTTGCCGGTAAGGATGAGATCGCGCCCGGAGTTGGACTTGAAGAGTCTGGCCAAGTGATCTCTATCATCAAAGATCAATCTTCACCGGCAGATGGAGATGCCCAATCCAAGCTGCAAAAACCGGCTAGCAAAGTCGTGATGCGGATCGCCCGCCCCTATCGCGTTTCTTCAGGTGCAGTGCTGCACGTTGAGGATGGCAGTTTGGTGCAGCGGGGTGACTTGTTGGTGCTGCTGGTGTTTGAGCGCACGAAGACGGGAGATATTATCCAAGGTTTGCCCCGGATTGAGGAACTGCTGGAAGCCCGGAAGCCTAAGGAAGCTTGTGTTCTGTCCAAACGACCGGGGACGGCTCAGGTTGAGTATGGTGACGATGACTCGGTAGAAGTCAAGGTCATTGAGGCTGATGGGGTGATTACAGAGTATGTGATGGGTCCGGGACAGAATGTGATGGTGTCTGATGGCCAGGAAGTCAAAGCCGGCGAGCCACTTTCAGATGGGCCTTCAAATCCCCATGAAATTCTGGAGGTTTTCTTTAATATCAACCGGGAAACGATGGGCGCGTATGATGCGGCGTTGAGTAGTTTCCAAGCCTGCCAGACATTTTTGGTGAATGAGGTGCAGTCCGTGTATCAATCTCAAGGAATTGATATTTCTGACAAGCACATTGAGGTGATTGTCCGTCAGATGACTTCTAAGGTTCGGATGGATGACGGCGGCGATACAACGATGCTGCCGGGTGAACTGGTGGAGTTGCGTCAGGTTGAGCAGGTGAATGAGGCAATGTCCATCACTGGCGGTGCACCGGCTCAGTATACGCCGGTGTTGCTGGGGATTACGAAGGCATCGCTGAATACGGATAGCTTTATCTCGGCGGCTTCTTTCCAAGAAACCACACGGGTGCTTACAGAAGCGGCGATTGAAGGTAAGTCTGACTGGTTGCGTGGACTCAAGGAAAACGTGATCATCGGACGTTTGATTCCTGCCGGCACGGGCTTCAATGCTTATGAGGACTTGATGAATAGTCAAGCCGACATGGATATGGGTTATGACTCTGCCGGTGTTCTGGATGAGGATGACGATCTTAAGGATGTCGTTCTCGATGACCGCAGCGCCCGTACCTTTAGCAGTAATGGCATCTTTGGCGACCGGACTGAGGAATTGCCTGAACGTCCCCCTCGTGCTGCTGCCGGCATCGGCTTTGACTTGGCCGGCGCTGACGCGTTCTCTCCCATTCTCGAAGATGATGTCTTGATTGATGATGAGGAAGAAGAAGAGGACGACGAAGAAGACGACGACTTTTAA
- a CDS encoding ATP-binding protein translates to MASVTDNFLIRQSADQDLLTFEEESNYELFFANEEDLKQLKESWKVLIVDDEIQVHTATNIALKKFTFENKPLTFISAYSAREAKQLLQENPDVAIILLDVIMETDDAGLELVQYIREVLNNQFVRIILRTGQPGQVPEKNIIISYDINDYKTKTELTTSKLYTTVLTALRSFSLSKKLQSEIERREEVEIALRSSQEKEREKAIALERSLKELQEAQLQLVQSEKMSSLGQLVAGVAHEINNPLNFIYGNLTHANDYSKELIHLLNLYHRHYPQPEPEILNEMEDADLPFVIDDLPKLLSSMQLGIERICNIVQSLRNFSRLDETESKPVDIHEGINSTLMILQHRLKAKSDRPVINVIKDYGALPPVNCYAGQLNQVFMNLLANAIDALEERVSQEKSQVFQPLILIRTEVISHNSSDGIAVGSHIRITIADNGIGMTEEVRAKLFTPFFTTKPIGKGTGMGLSISRKILLEKHGAQLQCISTPEQGTQFIIEMQISSKPTEIAKAIL, encoded by the coding sequence ATGGCAAGTGTAACTGACAATTTCTTAATTAGACAATCTGCTGATCAAGATTTATTGACTTTTGAAGAAGAATCCAATTATGAATTATTTTTTGCGAATGAAGAGGATTTAAAACAACTCAAAGAAAGTTGGAAAGTTTTAATTGTAGATGATGAAATTCAAGTTCACACGGCTACAAACATTGCATTAAAAAAGTTTACTTTTGAAAATAAGCCTTTGACTTTTATTAGTGCTTACTCCGCCAGAGAAGCTAAACAATTACTTCAAGAAAATCCGGATGTTGCTATCATTCTGCTTGATGTCATTATGGAAACTGATGATGCAGGCTTAGAGTTGGTTCAATATATTCGGGAAGTGCTTAATAATCAATTCGTGCGAATTATTTTACGCACAGGTCAACCGGGACAAGTACCTGAAAAAAACATAATTATTAGCTATGATATCAACGACTATAAAACCAAGACTGAATTAACGACATCAAAGCTATATACGACTGTGTTGACTGCTTTACGAAGTTTTTCTTTGAGTAAAAAGTTACAATCTGAAATAGAGCGACGTGAGGAAGTAGAAATAGCGCTGCGAAGCAGTCAGGAAAAAGAACGCGAAAAAGCGATTGCCTTAGAACGTTCTTTAAAAGAGCTGCAGGAAGCCCAACTTCAGCTTGTGCAAAGTGAAAAAATGTCCAGTTTGGGTCAACTCGTTGCCGGTGTAGCCCATGAAATCAACAATCCGCTGAATTTTATTTACGGCAATCTCACCCACGCCAATGACTATAGTAAAGAACTCATCCATCTATTGAATCTCTACCACCGGCATTACCCCCAACCCGAACCAGAAATTCTCAATGAGATGGAAGATGCCGACTTGCCATTTGTCATAGACGATTTACCCAAACTACTTTCTTCCATGCAGTTAGGGATCGAACGGATCTGCAATATTGTGCAGTCTCTGCGAAATTTTTCGCGGTTGGATGAAACTGAAAGCAAGCCGGTAGATATCCACGAAGGTATTAATAGCACCTTGATGATATTGCAACACCGGCTTAAGGCTAAGTCAGATCGTCCTGTGATTAACGTCATTAAAGACTATGGTGCCTTGCCGCCGGTGAATTGTTATGCCGGCCAGCTTAATCAGGTATTCATGAACTTGCTCGCCAATGCTATAGATGCGTTAGAAGAACGGGTCAGCCAAGAAAAAAGTCAAGTTTTTCAACCCCTAATTTTGATTCGCACTGAAGTCATCTCGCATAATTCCTCTGACGGGATAGCTGTCGGTTCACACATTCGCATCACCATTGCGGATAATGGCATTGGTATGACGGAGGAAGTTCGCGCTAAACTTTTTACTCCCTTCTTTACAACCAAGCCCATTGGAAAAGGGACAGGCATGGGGTTGTCAATTAGCCGGAAAATTTTGTTAGAAAAACATGGTGCTCAATTGCAGTGTATTTCTACGCCAGAACAGGGAACCCAGTTTATTATTGAGATGCAGATAAGTTCTAAACCAACTGAGATTGCAAAAGCCATTCTCTAG